The following are encoded in a window of Candidatus Methanoperedens sp. genomic DNA:
- a CDS encoding fibrillarin-like rRNA/tRNA 2'-O-methyltransferase: MEESELIQTGPDNVFTLKLEGSKRLLSKNLLHGSVYGERLVAVGKDEYRIWDPYRSKLAAIILKGAYIPIKKDSQVLYLGAANGTTVSHVSDIVSDGTVFAVEFSPRAMQDLLSVCISRINLIPVFADAGHPGSYTNLVPEVDFIYQDVAQREQALIAIRNAEVFLKKDGFLILMIKSKSIDSARKTKEVINDEIKKLEDYFKIKELIYLEPYHSDHMAVVAQKYLTS; this comes from the coding sequence ATGGAAGAGAGTGAACTAATCCAGACCGGGCCTGACAATGTATTCACCTTGAAACTTGAGGGTTCCAAAAGGCTGTTATCGAAAAATCTCCTTCATGGAAGTGTTTACGGAGAAAGGCTGGTAGCTGTAGGAAAAGACGAATACCGCATCTGGGATCCCTACCGCAGCAAACTTGCCGCCATAATATTAAAAGGCGCGTACATTCCGATAAAAAAGGATTCCCAGGTTCTTTATCTCGGGGCTGCCAACGGGACCACGGTCAGCCATGTTTCAGATATTGTATCGGATGGCACTGTTTTTGCAGTGGAATTCTCGCCAAGAGCAATGCAGGACCTTCTCAGCGTGTGCATTTCAAGGATCAACCTTATCCCGGTGTTTGCAGATGCCGGGCATCCCGGCTCATACACGAATCTGGTTCCTGAAGTGGACTTCATATACCAGGATGTTGCCCAGCGTGAACAGGCATTGATAGCGATCCGAAACGCCGAAGTTTTCCTCAAGAAAGATGGTTTTCTGATTTTGATGATCAAGTCCAAGAGCATTGATTCTGCAAGAAAGACAAAAGAAGTTATCAATGATGAAATAAAAAAATTGGAGGATTATTTTAAGATCAAAGAACTGATATATCTGGAACCTTATCATTCAGACCATATGGCGGTTGTTGCGCAAAAATATCTCACTTCATAA
- a CDS encoding isoprenylcysteine carboxylmethyltransferase family protein, which produces MVITYHIIALKYRKSYGFTYFGKISKIFLVSLHVFIVVTNILLYFWLILKDFNPISEIFSALGFLLFAAGIFIIFWGGYSLRKAVFVPENKLRVVGPFIYVRHPMYLGGIIGAFGLALSAGSFLALIYSIILAAVLSHIADAEEEDLTARLGQQYTEYMEAVPKLLPRMTVHDS; this is translated from the coding sequence ATGGTAATCACGTATCATATCATAGCTCTGAAGTACAGGAAATCCTATGGATTTACATATTTTGGCAAAATTTCAAAAATATTCCTTGTCTCCCTTCATGTTTTCATTGTGGTCACAAATATACTTCTTTATTTCTGGCTGATATTAAAAGATTTTAACCCCATTTCCGAAATATTTTCAGCACTGGGGTTTCTGTTATTTGCCGCCGGGATCTTCATAATATTCTGGGGAGGTTATTCTCTTAGAAAAGCAGTTTTCGTTCCAGAAAATAAGCTGAGGGTCGTAGGACCTTTCATCTATGTCCGCCATCCCATGTACCTGGGCGGGATTATCGGTGCATTCGGGCTCGCGCTGTCTGCGGGTTCGTTTCTAGCCCTCATTTACTCAATCATCCTTGCTGCTGTACTGTCGCATATTGCAGATGCTGAAGAAGAGGATCTGACGGCAAGGTTAGGCCAGCAATATACTGAGTATATGGAAGCAGTACCCAAGCTCTTACCTCGCATGACCGTTCATGATTCTTGA
- a CDS encoding penicillin-binding protein activator, which produces MGKDNTKIISYLVLFILVISLSGCVQYNRKISTSTNTSNEIVIGALLPLTGELSFSGRAAKAALELAAEDIEANGMKVRLVIEDTESNPSVALEKLQKLKKSGIIFVIGPDSSKELEAVKPYADEKGIILISHGSTAHSLAIAGDNVFRLLPDDTHQAEAMAALMWKDGIRIVVPVWRGDVWGDGLSEATKTRFENLGGTVPDGIRYEQGTDFSSELDTMSSKVSQAVNKYGKDKVAVHFIGFNEVVTLFTKAQNQSANSNTSSLSEVKWYGSDGTAFDDDLLNNAEAARFAAETNFSNPFCSIEIKDIEEMVKEREGTAHPFGIIAYDALWLATLTYIDSNKSADINVLKKTLIRTAASFSGATGSTEFNEAGDRKFASYDFWVIKEKHGLFTWERAAKYPFDSLTNQD; this is translated from the coding sequence ATGGGAAAAGATAATACAAAAATAATATCATACCTTGTTTTGTTTATACTTGTCATTTCTTTGAGCGGCTGTGTTCAATATAATAGGAAGATCTCCACTTCAACTAACACCTCAAATGAGATTGTTATAGGCGCCCTATTGCCTCTCACCGGAGAATTATCTTTTAGCGGACGGGCAGCTAAGGCTGCGTTGGAGCTGGCGGCCGAAGATATAGAGGCAAATGGAATGAAGGTCCGTCTTGTTATCGAGGATACCGAGTCTAATCCTTCGGTTGCTTTAGAAAAACTCCAGAAACTGAAAAAGTCCGGCATAATATTCGTAATCGGTCCCGACTCCAGCAAAGAGCTTGAAGCTGTTAAACCCTACGCCGATGAAAAAGGTATTATATTGATAAGTCATGGGAGTACGGCACATTCACTTGCTATCGCTGGAGACAATGTGTTCCGCCTGTTGCCTGATGACACACATCAAGCCGAAGCCATGGCTGCCCTGATGTGGAAAGACGGAATAAGAATAGTCGTACCAGTCTGGCGTGGCGACGTATGGGGTGATGGACTCTCAGAAGCTACCAAGACTAGATTTGAGAATTTAGGCGGCACAGTACCTGATGGAATACGGTACGAACAAGGGACGGATTTCTCGTCTGAATTGGATACCATGAGTTCAAAGGTGAGCCAGGCAGTAAATAAATATGGAAAGGATAAGGTTGCAGTTCACTTCATCGGCTTTAATGAAGTTGTCACTCTCTTCACTAAAGCGCAGAATCAGTCCGCGAATTCAAATACAAGTTCCTTATCTGAAGTCAAATGGTACGGCAGTGACGGCACAGCTTTTGATGATGATTTGCTCAATAATGCGGAAGCGGCACGTTTTGCAGCGGAAACAAATTTCTCAAACCCGTTCTGCTCCATAGAGATCAAAGACATTGAAGAAATGGTTAAAGAAAGAGAAGGGACGGCACATCCATTCGGTATTATCGCCTACGATGCCTTATGGTTGGCAACTTTAACATACATTGATTCAAACAAGAGTGCCGACATTAATGTGTTGAAAAAAACACTAATCCGTACAGCGGCGTCTTTTAGTGGAGCCACAGGTTCTACCGAATTTAACGAGGCGGGCGACCGCAAGTTTGCAAGTTACGACTTCTGGGTAATCAAAGAAAAGCATGGACTCTTCACATGGGAACGTGCTGCCAAATATCCATTTGATTCATTAACGAATCAGGATTGA
- a CDS encoding MarR family transcriptional regulator, translating to MSPLEKLFGKTAQLTVLEYLMQNKGEINYLSGIAQGTGLYHSSVARVIGPLLENNIIVERKIGKQIRSFTLNEENKATQLLMTFYEELKPVLNDQQPSKKAGEK from the coding sequence ATGAGTCCACTCGAAAAGTTATTTGGTAAAACGGCGCAGCTAACTGTGCTGGAATATCTCATGCAAAATAAAGGAGAAATAAATTATCTTTCTGGAATAGCCCAAGGCACTGGTTTATACCATTCCAGCGTGGCAAGGGTAATTGGGCCTCTTTTGGAAAATAACATAATTGTCGAGAGGAAGATTGGAAAACAGATTCGATCGTTCACTCTTAATGAAGAGAATAAAGCCACACAGCTTCTAATGACTTTTTATGAAGAACTGAAACCCGTGCTGAACGATCAGCAGCCCTCGAAGAAAGCGGGAGAGAAATAA
- a CDS encoding response regulator codes for MKKNIDDKIVELIKNNDNISNSEISRILGIPEKDVERRIRSFSDVRQKILIVDDEMATLLPLKRSLEAEGYNVIEAYDGYEAVEKSKTEMPELIILDLMLPGMNGFEACSQLKKDAYTEKIPVIMLTAKDEVHDKVEGLEIGADDYVTKPFILNELKARIKSVLRRSKE; via the coding sequence ATGAAGAAAAATATCGATGATAAGATCGTTGAGTTGATAAAAAATAATGATAATATCTCCAATTCAGAGATATCGCGGATATTGGGAATCCCGGAAAAAGACGTTGAAAGACGGATCAGAAGTTTTTCTGATGTGAGACAAAAGATATTGATCGTGGATGACGAGATGGCGACACTTCTTCCATTAAAGAGATCCCTTGAAGCAGAAGGTTACAATGTTATCGAAGCCTATGATGGTTATGAAGCAGTAGAGAAATCAAAGACAGAAATGCCGGAACTGATTATCCTTGATCTCATGCTGCCGGGAATGAACGGCTTTGAAGCATGCAGTCAGCTAAAAAAAGATGCATATACGGAGAAAATCCCTGTGATCATGTTGACTGCCAAAGATGAAGTACACGACAAAGTGGAAGGTCTCGAAATAGGTGCGGACGATTATGTTACAAAACCATTTATTCTCAACGAGCTTAAAGCCCGCATAAAAAGTGTGCTCAGAAGATCAAAAGAATAA
- a CDS encoding ATP-binding protein has translation MRIRSELILFFLIISVTPLSAVVYVSYEHSKEDIRDSVMANLLVATENTGRAIDNWMYARKVDVNLISTIAGTSEKEKLQKYLGAFENEHEGVYEEFFMIDPDGNIIISTLNRTGNVGKELYFTEARDGKQFMSDVSLSGITGLPEVIITNPVKKNDTITGVLGARVSMENLNMIIQGIDIGKLGEIFIVNNKGELIFHKNRSKILHEKINNNLAVREVTYEKRGIGDYVNYKGENVLGSYYWLPLYRWGLIVEKNKDEAYAGVLTLGKETTIISLFAVLSVVLLAVVISKRMTEPIESLKNGAYGLPSGHFKPVAVSSKNEIGELTEIFNQTAEELLDIRKKLENRIELANKDLEEKNRELIRANEELKKLDSLKSDFISLVSHELKTPLSAIKTSAEFLESEDILDIDVEKEMLNNIIMNIDRLTRLINDILDLSKIEAGKMEFRFEKVNVAEIVNVALENIKYLALKNNITISLDIPENISSVLADREKLIIVLNNLLGNALKFTHNGGRVLVSAKEEKDNVEIRVKDTGIGIDTDKLSKIFDKFYQADSTSRRKIGGSGLGLTISSGIIRAHASEIYVESEPGKGSTFYFRLKKFGKK, from the coding sequence GTGAGAATACGGTCAGAACTAATCCTTTTTTTCCTGATAATATCAGTAACGCCGCTGTCCGCCGTCGTTTACGTATCCTATGAACACAGCAAAGAAGATATCCGTGATTCTGTTATGGCAAATCTCCTTGTCGCGACCGAAAATACCGGCCGTGCAATAGATAACTGGATGTACGCAAGAAAGGTTGACGTAAATCTCATTTCCACGATTGCCGGTACCTCTGAAAAAGAAAAGCTCCAGAAATACCTGGGCGCTTTTGAAAATGAACACGAAGGCGTTTATGAAGAATTCTTTATGATCGATCCTGACGGGAATATAATAATCTCCACTCTGAACCGCACTGGGAATGTTGGCAAGGAACTTTATTTTACAGAAGCGCGGGATGGAAAACAGTTCATGTCCGATGTATCATTGTCCGGTATCACGGGTTTACCTGAAGTAATAATCACAAACCCGGTCAAGAAGAACGACACGATTACCGGGGTACTGGGTGCAAGGGTCAGTATGGAGAACCTGAACATGATAATCCAAGGCATTGATATTGGAAAATTAGGGGAGATATTCATAGTTAACAATAAAGGCGAGCTGATTTTTCACAAAAACAGATCTAAAATCCTGCATGAAAAAATCAATAATAATCTTGCGGTCAGAGAAGTGACATACGAAAAGAGAGGAATAGGTGATTATGTCAATTATAAAGGCGAAAATGTACTGGGATCTTACTATTGGCTGCCGCTTTATAGATGGGGACTGATAGTGGAAAAGAACAAAGACGAGGCATATGCCGGCGTTCTGACCCTGGGAAAAGAGACTACGATCATTTCACTTTTTGCCGTTCTAAGCGTGGTTCTTCTTGCAGTGGTAATCTCGAAAAGAATGACAGAACCCATAGAATCCCTGAAAAATGGAGCATACGGTCTTCCAAGCGGTCACTTCAAACCTGTAGCAGTCTCTTCAAAAAATGAGATAGGGGAACTGACAGAAATATTTAATCAAACCGCCGAAGAATTGTTAGATATAAGGAAAAAGCTTGAAAACAGGATTGAGCTTGCAAATAAAGATCTGGAGGAAAAGAACAGGGAACTTATTCGTGCCAACGAAGAGTTGAAAAAACTGGACAGCCTGAAATCAGATTTCATCTCTCTGGTCTCGCACGAGCTAAAGACACCTCTTTCGGCCATAAAGACATCAGCCGAATTCCTGGAATCCGAAGATATCCTGGATATCGATGTTGAGAAGGAAATGCTTAATAATATCATAATGAACATCGACCGGCTGACCCGGTTGATCAATGATATACTGGACCTTTCAAAGATTGAAGCCGGGAAGATGGAATTTCGATTCGAAAAGGTGAATGTTGCAGAAATAGTGAACGTTGCTCTTGAGAATATCAAATATCTTGCATTGAAGAATAATATAACAATTTCCCTTGACATCCCGGAGAACATTTCATCTGTGCTTGCGGATAGAGAAAAGCTTATTATAGTGCTCAATAATCTCCTTGGTAACGCATTAAAATTCACACATAATGGTGGTAGAGTCCTTGTGTCAGCAAAGGAAGAGAAAGATAATGTCGAGATCAGAGTTAAAGATACAGGCATAGGGATAGATACCGATAAATTATCAAAGATATTTGATAAATTTTATCAGGCAGATAGCACCTCCCGAAGAAAAATAGGCGGCAGCGGGCTTGGGCTTACAATTTCCAGCGGGATCATAAGGGCACATGCCAGTGAAATATATGTGGAAAGCGAGCCAGGGAAAGGCAGTACTTTTTATTTCAGGCTGAAAAAATTTGGTAAAAAATGA
- a CDS encoding ABC transporter substrate-binding protein, whose product MKKYIYVIIIITVLILSYAGISLYEKSHAQKMIYVVSMTPEEMSASLKDGTIDGFISWEPYPAKAAADGYGRYLVNSKDVWANHPGCVLAISEHFTDENMITALVWAQIKGTRFINDPENREKVARYGSEFVGVDLQVASEAINNTIYIEFPDKNEMKMGFDILDKAGGFKNSPDDVDGFLSRITLDRYYSDIKKHLDADPDWIPPAVNGNLRFGFIDGSIHYLAVYVAQKEGYFDKVGLTPGRNLQFMRFRNGLAITNAFTHREVDVAAFGETPLLRYWINDNGKLYIISGVISGGTALVVRKDSDKHSINDLSGSTIATPGFGSIQDVVMRKMFEGFEIKAV is encoded by the coding sequence ATGAAAAAATATATCTACGTTATAATTATAATAACTGTATTAATATTATCTTATGCAGGTATCAGTCTCTATGAAAAATCCCATGCCCAGAAGATGATATATGTTGTTTCAATGACTCCGGAAGAGATGAGTGCTTCTCTAAAAGACGGAACAATAGACGGTTTCATTTCCTGGGAGCCTTATCCTGCCAAGGCCGCGGCTGATGGTTATGGCAGGTATCTCGTTAATTCAAAAGACGTATGGGCTAATCATCCAGGATGCGTCCTGGCAATATCTGAACACTTTACAGATGAAAACATGATAACAGCACTTGTATGGGCACAAATAAAGGGTACAAGGTTCATCAACGACCCAGAAAACCGGGAAAAGGTCGCAAGATATGGTTCAGAGTTTGTGGGAGTTGATCTGCAAGTTGCATCGGAAGCGATCAACAATACGATATATATCGAATTCCCTGATAAGAACGAGATGAAGATGGGTTTTGATATTTTGGATAAAGCCGGAGGTTTCAAGAACAGTCCGGATGATGTTGATGGCTTTCTGTCGAGAATAACCCTTGATAGATATTACAGCGATATCAAAAAACATTTGGATGCTGATCCTGATTGGATCCCACCTGCCGTTAACGGGAACCTCAGATTCGGCTTCATAGATGGAAGTATCCACTATCTTGCGGTTTATGTAGCGCAAAAAGAGGGCTATTTTGATAAGGTTGGCCTTACTCCTGGCAGAAACCTTCAGTTCATGCGATTCAGGAACGGACTGGCAATAACAAATGCTTTCACTCACAGGGAAGTGGATGTGGCCGCCTTTGGCGAGACCCCACTTTTGAGGTACTGGATAAATGATAACGGAAAGCTCTACATTATCAGTGGAGTTATTTCAGGAGGTACTGCGCTGGTGGTGAGAAAGGATTCAGATAAGCATTCTATAAATGATCTCAGCGGCAGTACAATAGCCACTCCGGGGTTTGGTTCGATTCAGGATGTCGTAATGAGAAAGATGTTCGAAGGGTTTGAGATAAAGGCGGTGTGA
- the ftsZ gene encoding cell division protein FtsZ translates to MKELTELRKEARPSVAVIGLGGAGSNIITYLSEKKIGGAKIIAANTDINHLVLQRADKLLLLGKERCKGKGCGGFPEVGGECARESEVDIRKELEGINIIFIVAGLGGGTGTGSAPVVAEISRSIGALTIACLTMPFEIEYLRRENAKKAILSLSKTCDSVVLIDNTKLRKVAGNLPLKTAFAVANTLIGSLIKSITETITEPALMNLDFADLKAVLEKGGISSFGIGDGDGENRVVKAVESAIAAPLLDIPDLSASHGLLVNIIGGQDMTLDEVAKIGELMVQHVSKTKRVIWGAKIDETMTGRIRVIALFASVGNPFETGSKDRPEPQIN, encoded by the coding sequence ATGAAGGAACTGACAGAATTAAGAAAGGAAGCAAGACCATCCGTGGCAGTGATCGGCCTTGGGGGCGCAGGAAGCAATATCATAACCTATCTTTCGGAGAAAAAGATCGGCGGTGCTAAAATAATAGCTGCCAACACCGATATCAACCACCTTGTCCTGCAGAGGGCAGATAAGTTACTGCTATTGGGAAAAGAGAGATGCAAGGGAAAAGGATGCGGCGGGTTCCCGGAAGTGGGGGGAGAATGTGCGCGCGAAAGCGAGGTTGACATAAGGAAGGAACTTGAAGGAATTAACATCATATTCATTGTTGCGGGGCTTGGCGGCGGGACAGGAACGGGTTCGGCTCCCGTCGTAGCGGAAATTTCCCGATCTATTGGCGCACTCACCATCGCTTGCCTGACAATGCCTTTTGAGATCGAGTACCTGCGCCGAGAAAATGCAAAGAAAGCAATTCTTTCGCTCTCTAAAACCTGCGATTCCGTGGTGCTCATCGACAACACCAAACTTCGCAAAGTCGCCGGGAACCTGCCTCTTAAAACGGCTTTTGCCGTGGCAAATACCCTTATCGGCTCCCTTATAAAGAGCATCACAGAAACCATCACGGAACCTGCCCTGATGAACCTCGATTTCGCGGACCTGAAAGCCGTGCTTGAAAAAGGAGGCATTTCATCATTCGGGATCGGGGATGGAGATGGTGAGAACCGCGTGGTGAAAGCCGTGGAAAGCGCGATAGCTGCGCCGCTCCTTGATATCCCGGATCTTTCCGCATCGCACGGTTTACTTGTAAATATCATAGGCGGGCAGGACATGACTCTCGATGAAGTGGCGAAAATCGGGGAACTGATGGTGCAGCATGTCTCAAAAACAAAGCGCGTCATCTGGGGGGCGAAAATAGATGAAACAATGACTGGGCGCATCCGCGTAATAGCATTGTTCGCAAGTGTTGGAAATCCTTTTGAGACTGGATCAAAGGATCGGCCTGAACCGCAGATTAATTAA